In one Mesorhizobium australicum genomic region, the following are encoded:
- a CDS encoding LysR family transcriptional regulator, translating to MARLEINRSGEMEVFVRVVERGSFSAAAKMSGMTPSAVSKLIGRLEDRLGARLINRTTRRLQLTPEGAAFYETALRILAEIDLAEREAAAGATPRGRLRVNCNIPFGQHYLLPLLPSFLAAHPGVMVDVSLTDRVVDLLEERADVAIRAGPLRDSRLIARKLWQSRMVIVAAPSYLAGRGTPRRPEDLADHNCLDFGFARAVDGWPLLDGTGGVATFAPKGNLLVSDGESMRLAVLAGGGIGRLSRNHVQRDIDAGTLVPVLEDFNPGDEEPLHAIYVGQGGHLPARVRAFLDFLAANVRPYGG from the coding sequence ATGGCGCGACTTGAGATCAACCGCTCCGGCGAGATGGAAGTGTTTGTTCGCGTCGTGGAGCGAGGGTCGTTCTCGGCGGCGGCGAAGATGTCGGGAATGACGCCGTCGGCGGTGAGCAAGCTGATCGGCCGGCTGGAGGACCGCCTGGGCGCCCGGCTGATCAACCGGACGACGCGGCGGCTGCAACTGACGCCCGAGGGCGCGGCATTCTACGAGACCGCGCTGCGCATCCTGGCCGAGATCGACCTGGCCGAGCGGGAGGCGGCCGCGGGCGCCACGCCGCGGGGAAGGCTCAGGGTCAATTGCAACATTCCGTTTGGCCAGCACTACCTGCTGCCGCTGCTGCCGTCGTTCCTCGCAGCCCATCCCGGGGTGATGGTGGACGTTTCACTCACCGACCGGGTGGTGGATCTGCTCGAAGAACGTGCCGACGTGGCGATACGGGCGGGCCCGCTGCGCGATTCGCGGCTGATCGCGCGCAAGCTGTGGCAGAGCCGCATGGTGATCGTCGCGGCACCTTCCTATCTCGCCGGCCGCGGCACGCCGCGCCGGCCGGAGGATCTGGCGGACCACAATTGCCTCGACTTCGGCTTTGCCCGCGCCGTCGACGGCTGGCCGCTGCTCGACGGCACAGGCGGTGTCGCGACTTTCGCCCCGAAGGGCAATCTGCTCGTCAGCGACGGCGAATCCATGCGGCTGGCCGTTCTGGCCGGGGGCGGGATCGGCCGGCTGTCGCGCAACCATGTGCAGCGCGACATCGACGCGGGAACGCTCGTGCCGGTGCTGGAGGACTTCAATCCGGGCGACGAGGAGCCGCTGCACGCGATCTATGTCGGCCAGGGCGGCCACCTGCCGGCCCGCGTTCGCGCATTCCTCGATTTCCTCGCCGCGAATGTCAGGCCCTACGGCGGCTGA
- a CDS encoding MFS transporter, with the protein MPIALYALAAGAFGIGVTEFVIMGLLLEVGNDLGVSISAAGLLISGYALGVVVGAPLLAAFTARWPRKTVLLALMGVFTLGNLACALAPDYWTLMAARVLTAFAHASFFGVGSVVATGLVPSDRKATAIAVMFTGLTAANVLGVPFGTWLGQAYGWRATFWAVTLIGLAAVAIIAAFVPRDSGDESSEETTGGALSVLGRRTVLIGLLTTVLSWVGVFAAFTYIAPILTGISGFSEGAVSPILLVFGGGLVVGNLLGGRLADRHLVPTMLGSLAVLSAVLLAMTFAMHDKVLAVVFVGLLGAASFATVAPLQMWVLKKADGAGQSLASSFNIAAFNLGNALGAWLGGVVIDHGPGLGAITLVAGLVPLAAIASALVGLRAERRGDRFVPAE; encoded by the coding sequence ATGCCAATCGCCCTTTACGCACTTGCAGCCGGAGCCTTCGGCATCGGCGTCACCGAATTCGTCATCATGGGGCTGCTGCTCGAGGTCGGAAACGATCTCGGCGTGTCCATCTCCGCCGCCGGCCTGCTGATCTCGGGCTATGCGCTCGGCGTCGTGGTCGGCGCGCCGCTGCTCGCCGCCTTCACCGCGCGCTGGCCGCGCAAGACGGTGCTGCTCGCGCTGATGGGCGTCTTCACGCTCGGCAACCTCGCCTGCGCGCTCGCCCCCGACTACTGGACGCTGATGGCCGCCCGCGTGCTCACCGCCTTCGCGCACGCCTCCTTCTTCGGTGTCGGCTCGGTCGTGGCGACCGGCCTCGTCCCCTCCGACCGCAAGGCGACGGCGATCGCCGTCATGTTCACCGGGCTGACCGCCGCCAATGTGCTGGGCGTCCCCTTCGGCACCTGGCTCGGCCAGGCCTATGGCTGGCGCGCCACGTTCTGGGCCGTGACGCTCATCGGCCTCGCCGCCGTCGCCATCATCGCCGCCTTCGTGCCGCGCGATTCAGGTGACGAGTCGTCGGAAGAGACCACCGGCGGCGCGCTGTCAGTCCTCGGCCGCCGCACCGTGCTGATCGGCCTGCTCACCACGGTCCTGTCCTGGGTCGGCGTCTTCGCCGCCTTCACCTACATCGCCCCGATCCTCACCGGCATCTCCGGCTTCTCCGAGGGCGCGGTGTCGCCGATCCTCCTCGTCTTCGGCGGCGGCCTCGTGGTCGGCAATCTCCTGGGCGGCCGCCTCGCCGACCGCCATCTGGTCCCGACGATGCTCGGCAGCCTCGCCGTGCTGTCGGCGGTGCTCCTCGCGATGACCTTCGCCATGCACGACAAGGTGCTGGCGGTCGTCTTCGTCGGCCTGCTCGGCGCGGCCTCCTTCGCCACCGTGGCGCCGCTGCAGATGTGGGTGCTGAAGAAGGCGGACGGCGCCGGCCAGAGCCTGGCGTCGTCGTTCAACATCGCCGCCTTCAACCTCGGCAATGCGCTCGGCGCGTGGCTCGGCGGCGTTGTCATCGACCACGGCCCCGGCCTCGGCGCGATCACGCTCGTCGCCGGCCTGGTGCCGCTCGCAGCGATCGCCTCGGCGCTGGTCGGGCTGCGCGCCGAGCGGCGCGGCGACCGGTTCGTGCCGGCGGAATAG
- a CDS encoding aldo/keto reductase, producing the protein MEYRRLGASGLKVPALSFGAGTFGGSGPLFGHWGTSDAAEARRLVDICLEAGVNLFDTADVYSAGASEEVLGAAIKGRRNEVLISTKTSLPMGEGPNDGGSSRSRLIKAVEDALRRLGTDYIDLLQLHAFDAGTPVEEVLSTLDDLIRAGKLRYVGVSNFSGWQLMKSLGLADRHGWPRYVANQVYYSLVGRDYEWELMPLGLDQGVGALVWSPLGWGRLTGKVRRGQPLPEGSRLHETASFGPPVDDEHLYRVVDALDEVARETGRTVPQIAINWLLRRPTVSSVIIGARNEEQLRQNLGAVGWSLAPEHVAKLDAASEVTAPYPYFPYRRQEGFARLNPPAV; encoded by the coding sequence ATGGAATATCGTCGTCTCGGCGCATCCGGCCTGAAAGTGCCCGCGCTCTCCTTCGGCGCCGGCACGTTCGGCGGCTCCGGCCCGCTCTTTGGCCATTGGGGTACCAGCGACGCCGCCGAGGCGCGGCGGCTGGTCGACATCTGCCTGGAGGCCGGCGTCAACCTGTTCGACACCGCCGACGTCTATTCGGCCGGCGCATCGGAAGAGGTGCTTGGGGCGGCGATCAAAGGCCGGCGCAACGAGGTGCTGATCTCGACCAAGACGTCGCTGCCGATGGGCGAGGGACCGAACGACGGCGGCTCGTCCCGCTCGCGCCTGATCAAGGCGGTGGAAGATGCGCTGCGCCGGCTCGGCACCGACTATATCGACCTGCTGCAGCTGCATGCCTTCGACGCCGGCACGCCGGTCGAAGAGGTCCTGTCGACGCTGGACGACCTGATACGCGCCGGCAAGCTGCGCTATGTCGGCGTCTCCAATTTCTCCGGCTGGCAGTTGATGAAGTCGCTCGGTCTCGCCGACCGGCACGGCTGGCCGCGCTACGTCGCCAACCAGGTCTATTATTCGCTGGTCGGGCGAGACTACGAATGGGAACTGATGCCGCTCGGGCTCGACCAGGGGGTGGGCGCGCTGGTGTGGAGCCCGCTCGGCTGGGGCCGGCTGACCGGCAAGGTCCGGCGCGGCCAGCCGCTGCCGGAGGGAAGCCGGCTGCACGAGACCGCGAGCTTCGGCCCGCCGGTCGACGACGAGCATCTCTACCGCGTGGTCGATGCGCTCGACGAGGTCGCCCGGGAGACCGGCAGGACCGTGCCGCAGATCGCCATCAACTGGCTGCTGCGCCGCCCGACCGTGTCGTCCGTCATCATCGGCGCGCGCAACGAAGAACAGTTGCGCCAGAACCTCGGCGCGGTGGGCTGGTCGCTCGCGCCCGAGCACGTCGCGAAGCTCGATGCCGCGAGCGAGGTGACCGCGCCGTACCCCTATTTCCCCTACCGGCGGCAGGAGGGGTTCGCCCGGCTCAATCCGCCGGCGGTGTGA